The genomic interval GGCACACGGCTTATGTTTCTCAGTCAATGACGGAATACCTTTTCCTCCATCTCTACTAAATATATTCAAAGAAATAGAAACCGACTTGGGTATACCCATGCCGCGCAGTGGCAACTTATCACGATGGGCAGAACAAGGAGTCCTTCTGCTTAACGCAACGCTAACAGTCCGGGCACATCAGGCCGGATCACACCAAAACAAAGGTTGGGAGACATTCACCGACGCTGTTATCCACCGTTTAGCCGAAGAACGCGAGCATCTGGTATTCATTCTATGGGGCTCTTATGCTCAAAGGAAAGGGGATTTCATAGACCGTAACAAGCATCTGGTACTATCTTCTCCCCATCCCTCCCCATTATCGGCCCATCGGGGATTTTTCGGGAACCATCATTTCAGTAAAACGAACAAATATCTGAGCGAACACGGCATTGCTCCTATTCAATGGTAAATTGCATTCATATGAAAGTTAATGCAGAAGAACGCGCCGAGAAGGCAAAATCTTTATTTAAAGAAGGATATAACTGTTCACAATCGGTATTACTGGCATACTGCGACTTTTTGGGGCTGGATAAGCAGTTAGCTGCAAACATAACGGCTCCATTAGGCGGCGGTATGGGACGTTTACGTGAAGTGTGCGGAGCAGTAAGCGGCATGTTCATTGTCGCCGGACTTCATTACAAAGCTCCTATCCCGAACGATAAAGATGCAAAAACCAAAATATACAAGATCGTACAGGAACTTGCCGAGAGTTATCGAAAAGAAAACGGTTCTATTGTTTGCCGGGACCTGCTTAAGCTCGACCATAAAAGCGACAACCCCGTTCCGGAAGAACGTACCGAAGGATATTATAAACGGCGTCCGTGTGCTGAATATGTAGGAATAGCAGCACGTATCGTAGGAGAAAAAATCAACAGTGAAGAATAGCT from Barnesiella propionica carries:
- the ung gene encoding uracil-DNA glycosylase encodes the protein MNVRIEESWKKRLQPEFDKDYFVRLTDFVRNEYAITTVYPPGSQMFSAFDACPFEKVKVVILGQDPYHEPRQAHGLCFSVNDGIPFPPSLLNIFKEIETDLGIPMPRSGNLSRWAEQGVLLLNATLTVRAHQAGSHQNKGWETFTDAVIHRLAEEREHLVFILWGSYAQRKGDFIDRNKHLVLSSPHPSPLSAHRGFFGNHHFSKTNKYLSEHGIAPIQW
- a CDS encoding C-GCAxxG-C-C family protein, whose amino-acid sequence is MKVNAEERAEKAKSLFKEGYNCSQSVLLAYCDFLGLDKQLAANITAPLGGGMGRLREVCGAVSGMFIVAGLHYKAPIPNDKDAKTKIYKIVQELAESYRKENGSIVCRDLLKLDHKSDNPVPEERTEGYYKRRPCAEYVGIAARIVGEKINSEE